A region of Vitis riparia cultivar Riparia Gloire de Montpellier isolate 1030 chromosome 12, EGFV_Vit.rip_1.0, whole genome shotgun sequence DNA encodes the following proteins:
- the LOC117926448 gene encoding uncharacterized protein LOC117926448: MEVSGVELQPEVDATSDAPEHCQESNQKEKGEGTSLVQQSRRPNLSSLQIPVRSLENTSSAFARIEISSAPSPTSTKAGLPPRPPSAKFKSSMRNLLPQRSLRAKNLSEDGEKTVLIIPDTPSSDGPLDKPTTSRSFSLNKVLFPSVKATYSLPATPIASSGSESLQEKNLDGESDFSKVEVQHHMTRSLSVPVNVKARSLRRMDSTGGLIRVISATPRPVAVDGASQDDAPVTEIVSGDDGEDIPEEEAVCRICFIELGEGGDTLKLECSCKGELALAHQDCAIKWFSIKGNKTCDVCKQDVQNLPVTLLKIQNPQTVVRRPATLPQQREETRYRVWQDVPVLVMVSMLAYFCFLEQLLVTNLGPRALAISLPFSCVLGLLSSMIASTMVSKSYIWAYASFQFAIVILFAHIFYTILNVNPILSVLLSSFTGFGIAISTNSLLVEYLRWRASRQVRSSDQNNRGVQQPQRNHPHHHHHHHHHQWQQQQQQQQQQQHQHQLQDLIQESNTGPTDSSRQEENRIQNT; encoded by the exons ATGGAAGTTTCAGGTGTTGAACTGCAACCTGAGGTGGACGCCACCTCGGATGCTCCTGAACACTGTCAG gAAAGcaatcaaaaggaaaaaggagaagGAACCTCCTTAGTTCAGCAGTCTAGACGGCCAAACCTATCGTCTTTGCAGATACCTGTAAGGTCTCTTGAAAATACATCATCTGCTTTTGCAAGGATAGAAATTTCCTCAGCTCCGAGTCCTACTTCCACTAAAGCAGGATTGCCGCCTAGACCACCTTCAGCTAAATTCAAATCATCCATGAGAAATCTGCTTCCCCAAAGAAGCTTGAGGGCAAAAAATTTGTCTGAGGATGGGGAAAAGACGGTTCTTATCATCCCAGACACACCATCATCGGATGGTCCTTTGGATAAGCCTACTACTTCAAGGTCATTTTCTCTCAACAAGGTTCTTTTCCCTTCAGTAAAAGCAACATATTCTTTACCAGCTACACCAATTGCAAGTTCAGGTTCTGAGTCCCTGCAGGAAAAGAATCTGGATGGTGAATCTGATTTTTCT AAGGTAGAAGTTCAGCATCATATGACACGCTCATTGTCAGTTCCTGTAAATGTTAAAGCCAGAAGTTTAAGGCGGATGGACTCTACAGGAGGTTTGATCCGTGTGATATCAGCAACCCCTCGTCCAGTGGCAGTTGATGGTGCCTCACAAGATGATGCCCCGGTAACAGAAATTG TGAGTGGAGATGATGGGGAAGATATTCCTGAGGAAGAAGCAGTTTGCAGGATTTGTTTCATTGAGCTTGGGGAAGGAGGTGATACTCTTAAGTTGGAGTGTAGCTGTAAAGGTGAACTTGCACTTGCTCACCAAGACTGTGCTATAAAGTGGTTTAGCATTAAAGGAAACAAGACATGCGATGTCTGCAAGCAGGATGTCCAGAACCTTCCTGTAACATTACTGAAAATACAAAATCCTCAGACTGTTGTTAGACGGCCAGCAACTCTACCACAGCAGAGAGAAGAGACTCGATACAG GGTCTGGCAGGATGTTCCAGTTCTAGTCATGGTCAGCATGCTTGCATATTTCTGCTTCTTGGAGCAATTACTG GTAACTAACCTGGGTCCTCGTGCTCTTGCCATTTCTTTGCCCTTCTCATGTGTTTTAGGTCTTCTTTCGTCCATGATAGCTTCCACCATGG TGAGCAAGAGTTACATATGGGCTTATGCTTCATTCCAGTTTGCAATTGTGATCCTATTTGCTCATATCTTCTATACTATA CTCAACGTAAACCCAATTCTTTCAGTTCTCCTTTCCTCATTCACTGGGTTTGGAATTGCAATAAGCACAAATTCGCTTCTAGTAGAGTACCTGAGATGGAGAGCAAGCAGGCAGGTGCGATCTTCCGATCAAAATAACAGAGGTGTGCAACAACCACAACGGAACCATccccatcaccaccaccaccaccaccaccaccagtggcagcagcagcaacaacaacaacaacaacaacaacatcaACACCAATTACAAGACCTAATACAAGAATCCAATACTGGGCCTACAGATAGTTCCAGGCAAGAAGAAAACAGGATTCAGAACACTTGA